A window of the Vigna angularis cultivar LongXiaoDou No.4 chromosome 3, ASM1680809v1, whole genome shotgun sequence genome harbors these coding sequences:
- the LOC108326431 gene encoding zinc finger CCCH domain-containing protein 14, whose protein sequence is MDLRKRGRPELSFSLNGAVKKTKQDLESLSGGVGSKSKPCTKFFSTAGCPFGEGCHFLHYVPGGYNVVAHMMNLKPAAPPSRAVAAPLPVSNGSTPSAVKTRICNKFNTAEGCKFGDKCHFAHGEWELGKPIAPSIDDHRPLGPPSAGRMAGRIEPPPLAGSFGAISTAKISVEASLAGAIIGKGGVNSKQICRQTGAKLSIREHETDPNLRNIELEGTFEQIKEASNMVKDLLLTVSMSAPPKSTPGVPGAPAPPGSNFKTKLCENFAKGSCTFGDRCHFAHGAAELRKQGV, encoded by the exons ATGGACCTTCGCAAGCGTGGAAGGCCCGAACTCTCCTTCAGCCTCAACGGCGCCGTTAAGAAGACCAAGCAAG ACTTGGAGTCCTTATCAGGTGGTGTAGGAAGCAAATCGAAGCCCTGTACCAAGTTTTTTAG CACTGCTGGCTGCCCATTTGGTGAGGGCTGCCATTTCTTGCATTATGTTCCTGGTGGTTATAATGTGGTTGCCCATATGATGAATTTGAAACCTGCTGCTCCTCCTTCAAGAGCTGTTGCTGCACCACTTCCGGTATCTAATGGCTCTACTCCATCTGCTGTTAAAACACGCATATGTAACAAGTTCAATACTGCCGAAGGATGCAAATTTGGTGACAAGTGCCATTTTGCTCACGGTGAATGGGAACTTGGTAAACCTATTGCTCCCTCAATTGATGATCATCGTCCTTTGGGACCTCCATCAGCTGGTCGAATGGCTGGTCGAATTGAGCCTCCTCCCTTGGCTGGGAGCTTTGGTGCCATTTCTACTGCCAAGATCAGTGTAGAAGCTTCTCTGGCAGGAGCTATCATTGGGAAGGGTGGTGTGAACTCAAAGCAGATCTGTCGCCAAACAGGAGCGAAACTTTCAATCCGAGAGCATGAAACTGATCCAAACCTTAGAAACATTGAACTTGAGGGAACATTCGAACAGATAAAGGAGGCAAGTAATATGGTAAAAGATTTACTTTTGACTGTTTCAATGTCAGCCCCTCCCAAATCCACCCCTGGTGTTCCTGGTGCCCCTGCTCCACCTGGAAGCAACTTCAAGACCAAGCTGTGTGAGAATTTTGCAAAAGGGTCTTGCACCTTTGGAGATCGATGCCACTTTGCTCATGGAGCTGCTGAGTTGCGCAAGCAGGGggtatga
- the LOC108325396 gene encoding 18 kDa seed maturation protein has translation MQAAKKAVESVKETAANIGASAKSGLEKTKATLQEKSEKISAHDEREKEMATKKKQEKINQAETEKCQARQHNAAAKQSAIAGQADGPQTETTEPSSGPDDATYTGPGSETSAFTTTGPGPDAIPPSTGSELGLGAESAMYPTSEFGQMGSNQATGMPGPDNRYVLDHGPEAGHGSLPSMDSNTVMDTTTQTSIGGGSAPTSGPTFS, from the exons ATGCAAGCAGCGAAGAAAGCCGTGGAGAGCGTGAAGGAAACCGCAGCAAACATTGGTGCTTCTGCCAAGTCTGGTTTGGAGAAGACCAAAGCCACTCTTCAGgagaag AGTGAGAAGATAAGTGCACACGATGAAAGGGAGAAGGAAATGGCCACTAAGAAGAAACAAGAGAAGATAAACCAGGCCGAGACGGAGAAGTGCCAGGCGCGTCAGCACAACGCTGCCGCCAAGCAGTCTGCCATCGCTGGACAGGCCGACGGGCCTCAGACAGAAACAACCGAGCCCAGTTCTGGGCCTGACGACGCTACATACACTGGGCCAGGGTCTGAGACTTCGGCCTTCACCACAACTGGGCCCGGGCCCGATGCCATACCCCCCAGTACCGGGTCTGAGCTTGGACTTGGGGCTGAGTCTGCCATGTACCCCACCAGTGAATTTGGACAAATGGGATCTAACCAAGCGACAGGAATGCCTGGGCCTGATAATAGGTATGTTCTTGATCATGGGCCTGAGGCTGGGCATGGGTCACTTCCATCGATGGACAGTAACACTGTCATGGATACAACGACCCAAACAAGCATTGGGGGAGGAAGTGCTCCTACTAGTGGGCCTACTTTCAGTTGA
- the LOC108325188 gene encoding omega-6 fatty acid desaturase, endoplasmic reticulum isozyme 2: protein MGGGGRSSAPKQRNSGEDVVWKKRVPHEKPPFSLSKVKKAIPPHCFERSVVRSFSYVFYDLAIASCLLYVALNYFSTLPHNLSLLAWPLYWILQGSILTGVWVIAHECGHHAFSDYQWLDDTVGLVLHSFLLVPYFSWKYSHRRHHSNTGSLERDEVFVPKTKSSVGWHSKYLNNPAGRVLTLAITLTLGWPLYLAFNVSGRSYERFACHYDPYGPIYSDRERLQIYVSDVGVLAVCYGLYKFVLAKGFLWVVCVYGVPLMVVNALLVLITFLQHTHPAVPHYDSAEWDWLRGALATVDRDYGILNKVLHNITDTHVAHHLFSTMPHYHAMEATKAIKPILGDYYHFDGTPIYKAMWREARECMYVETDEKSKNSGVYWYNNQLD from the coding sequence ATGGGAGGTGGTGGCCGAAGCTCTGCTCCAAAACAGAGAAACTCCGGTGAAGATGTGGTTTGGAAGAAGCGCGTTCCACACGAAAAACCACCGTTCAGTCTGAGCAAAGTGAAGAAAGCGATTCCGCCGCACTGTTTCGAGCGTTCGGTGGTTCGTTCCTTCTCCTACGTCTTCTACGACCTGGCCATAGCCTCGTGTCTTCTCTACGTGGCGCTAAACTACTTCTCAACCCTTCCCCATAACCTCTCCCTCTTGGCCTGGCCCCTATACTGGATCCTTCAAGGTTCCATCCTCACCGGTGTTTGGGTCATAGCGCACGAGTGTGGCCACCACGCTTTCAGCGATTACCAGTGGCTCGATGACACGGTTGGTCTCGTTCTCCATTCGTTTCTTCTCGTGCCCTATTTTTCCTGGAAATATAGCCACCGCCGCCACCACTCCAACACGGGGTCCCTCGAACGCGACGAAGTGTTTGTGCCGAAAACAAAGTCCAGCGTTGGTTGGCATTCTAAGTACCTCAACAACCCTGCTGGGAGAGTTCTCACTCTTGCCATCACCCTAACCCTAGGTTGGCCTCTCTACTTGGCCTTCAACGTTTCGGGTCGGAGCTACGAGCGTTTCGCCTGCCACTATGACCCTTATGGCCCCATTTACTCCGACCGCGAAAGGCTTCAGATTTACGTCTCCGATGTAGGGGTTCTGGCCGTGTGTTACGGCCTCTAcaagtttgtgttggcaaaagGGTTCCTTTGGGTGGTTTGTGTCTATGGGGTGCCTCTGATGGTGGTAAATGCGTTGTTGGTGTTGATCACTTTCTTGCAGCACACTCACCCTGCGGTTCCTCACTACGATTCCGCGGAGTGGGATTGGCTGAGAGGCGCATTGGCCACCGTGGACAGAGATTACGGGATTCTGAACAAGGTTCTTCATAACATCACTGACACACACGTGGCACATCACTTGTTCTCCACGATGCCGCATTACCATGCAATGGAAGCCACCAAAGCTATAAAACCAATTCTGGGAGATTATTATCACTTTGATGGCACTCCTATCTATAAGGCAATGTGGAGAGAGGCAAGAGAGTGCATGTACGTTGAGACTGATGAAAAGTCTAAGAACAGTGGTGTTTACTGGTACAACAATCAACTGGATTGA
- the LOC108324412 gene encoding VQ motif-containing protein 17, with the protein MENMMRLRKHNSHTASLGMHKDSHMVSKTKPKIRIIHIFAPEIIKTDVENFRELVQKLTGKPSGEKCCKKKKARAKREEEYSRSSSTMSEYHDTVITMKNNNGGCWGLDVTRDKVKEEVGVCSSDESSAGYLGGFTDLEGFISEIGAFPFLPLDANHMMQGFEAPQLL; encoded by the coding sequence ATGGAAAACATGATGAGGCTTAGGAAACACAACTCTCACACAGCTTCCCTAGGCATGCACAAAGATTCCCACATGGTGTCCAAAACGAAACCGAAGATCCGCATAATCCACATATTTGCACCAGAGATCATCAAGACCGATGTGGAGAACTTCAGAGAACTGGTGCAGAAGCTAACAGGGAAACCAAGCGGAGAAAAATGttgcaagaagaagaaggcaagggcaaaaagagaggaagaatatTCAAGGAGCAGCAGCACTATGTCAGAATATCACGATACAGTGATCACGATGAAGAATAATAATGGAGGGTGTTGGGGGTTGGATGTGACAAGGGACAAAGTCAAAGAAGAGGTTGGGGTTTGTTCCAGTGATGAAAGTTCTGCCGGCTACTTGGGAGGCTTCACTGATTTGGAAGGCTTTATTTCTGAGATTGGTGCTTTTCCATTTCTCCCTTTGGATGCTAATCACATGATGCAAGGGTTTGAAGCACCTCAACTTCtatag